In the Deltaproteobacteria bacterium genome, one interval contains:
- a CDS encoding radical SAM protein, with protein sequence MKYEGTIYRPPSEADSLILQITVGCSHNKCAFCPSYKDKKFRIKTSQEIKEDIDEAAQFGWAIEKVFLADGDALIVPQPRLMEVMDYLNRKLPHLRRVGVYANAKGVLKKTEENLRELREAGLEIIYMGVESGDQVVLDRMRKGTTYEKLVQAGRMVKDAGIKLSVTVLLGIGGRERSKEHAIATGRILTEMDPDYVGALSLIIVPGTPIYEEIERGEFVLPTPFELIEELGIMIAYTEMHGLFFSNHASNYLPIKARMPKDKDATLKLIHEVLAKRDPNLLRPDYFRAL encoded by the coding sequence ATGAAGTACGAAGGGACCATATATCGTCCTCCTAGCGAGGCAGACAGCCTAATCCTCCAGATTACGGTGGGTTGCTCACACAATAAATGCGCCTTTTGTCCTTCTTATAAGGACAAAAAGTTTAGGATAAAGACATCTCAGGAGATCAAGGAAGACATTGACGAGGCCGCCCAGTTCGGCTGGGCCATAGAAAAGGTCTTCCTGGCCGACGGTGACGCCCTTATCGTCCCCCAACCGAGGTTGATGGAGGTTATGGACTACCTCAATCGGAAACTACCACACCTGAGGAGGGTGGGGGTCTATGCCAATGCCAAGGGGGTCCTGAAGAAAACAGAGGAGAACCTCCGGGAATTGAGGGAAGCGGGGCTCGAGATCATCTACATGGGGGTAGAATCAGGGGATCAGGTGGTCCTGGATAGGATGAGGAAGGGAACCACCTATGAAAAGTTGGTGCAGGCGGGAAGGATGGTGAAGGATGCGGGGATAAAGCTCTCTGTGACGGTCTTGTTGGGGATTGGGGGGAGGGAGAGGAGTAAGGAGCATGCCATCGCCACCGGCCGGATCCTTACGGAGATGGACCCTGACTATGTGGGGGCCTTATCCTTGATCATCGTCCCCGGGACCCCCATCTATGAAGAGATAGAGAGGGGGGAGTTCGTCCTCCCGACCCCCTTCGAATTGATCGAAGAGTTAGGGATAATGATCGCCTATACCGAGATGCATGGGCTCTTCTTCTCCAACCATGCCTCCAATTACCTTCCCATCAAGGCCAGGATGCCCAAGGACAAGGATGCCACCCTCAAACTCATCCATGAGGTGTTGGCCAAAAGGGACCCCAACCTCCTGCGTCCTGATTACTTCCGGGCCCTTTAG
- a CDS encoding biopolymer transporter ExbD, with product MQFRQPRKDDARIEITPLVDVVFLLLIFFMLASTFIVTPGIKVNLPKAEAEKVTREKKEVRVVITKDNRVFLERRLVTLQELEQRLKGVAQKNPQTLIIIQADAKALHGKVVEVMGAAKTSGLNRLAIATQPKEKKGGRR from the coding sequence ATGCAGTTTAGACAGCCTAGGAAAGATGATGCTCGGATTGAGATCACCCCCTTGGTGGATGTGGTCTTTCTGCTTTTGATCTTTTTTATGCTAGCCAGCACCTTCATAGTGACCCCTGGGATCAAGGTCAACCTTCCCAAGGCCGAAGCGGAGAAGGTGACCCGTGAGAAGAAGGAAGTGAGGGTGGTCATCACCAAGGACAACAGGGTCTTCTTGGAGAGGAGGCTGGTCACCTTACAGGAGTTGGAGCAGAGGTTGAAAGGGGTAGCTCAGAAGAACCCCCAGACCCTGATTATCATCCAGGCCGATGCCAAGGCCCTCCATGGGAAAGTAGTGGAAGTAATGGGTGCCGCCAAGACCTCGGGGTTGAATCGGCTTGCCATCGCCACCCAGCCGAAGGAGAAAAAGGGTGGAAGAAGATAG
- a CDS encoding septum formation initiator family protein: MGGDLCEVSVEMNRAFRTQKKGLLIFLIGLILMVWYFALFGEKGVVKIIQLRQERDRILSDVSQMREENKRFKEEIRRLREDPRYLESVARRDLGLIKENEILFIFEDEGVEKERAGD; encoded by the coding sequence GTGGGGGGTGATCTCTGTGAGGTCAGTGTTGAGATGAACCGTGCCTTCAGGACGCAAAAGAAGGGGCTCCTTATCTTTTTAATAGGACTCATCTTGATGGTGTGGTATTTTGCCCTCTTCGGGGAAAAGGGGGTGGTCAAGATTATCCAGTTACGGCAGGAACGAGACAGGATCCTCAGCGATGTGAGCCAGATGCGAGAGGAGAATAAAAGGTTTAAAGAGGAGATCAGACGCCTGCGGGAGGACCCCCGATACCTGGAGTCGGTAGCCAGGAGGGATCTGGGTCTGATCAAGGAGAACGAGATCCTCTTCATCTTCGAGGACGAAGGGGTTGAAAAGGAGAGGGCGGGGGATTAA
- a CDS encoding ABC transporter substrate-binding protein, which produces MSRFILILPLFLLLACGSRGALPGKGIRVGLDGSISTLDPRFAVGARASRIAPLLYSSLLQLDDKGRLVPDLACSWSQLDEVTYLLRLHKGVQFHDGREVTAEDVRSTFSFIMDPQNGSPKRGSYGSVRHIEVIGRYTLKFILKDTYVSFPYALTVGIVPQGSPFRCKSPPVGSGPFSLQVWRPGEEIVLVAKPNYFRGRPRIDWVQFRILANTTTRLMEMKKGGVDLLQNCVPAYAVKFMRRIPGVRVIKEGGITYQYLGYNLIDPILRHKEVRQAISHAIDRDAIITHTLKGLAMKADGVVLSPLHWAYEGDVRRYNYDPQQAKKLLDAAGFLDPDGDGPRMRFSLSFKTSTDMESKEIAQIIKGYLKRVGVGLDVRSFEWGTFFDDIKKGNFQVYSLRWIGVVDPDIFYYLFHSSSLPPNGANRGQYCNPEVDRLLEVSRRTVDKGRRKRLYSRIQKILAEDTVYTSLWYRDNLVVIRKGFRGFQVYAGGEYTSLKDLCIER; this is translated from the coding sequence ATGAGCAGATTCATTCTCATCCTCCCCCTCTTCCTGTTGCTGGCTTGTGGATCGAGGGGGGCTCTGCCTGGAAAGGGGATAAGGGTAGGGCTCGATGGGAGCATATCCACGTTAGACCCCCGTTTTGCGGTAGGGGCGAGGGCCTCGCGTATAGCTCCCCTCCTCTACAGTTCGCTGCTGCAGTTGGATGATAAGGGGCGATTGGTCCCCGACCTGGCCTGTTCGTGGTCCCAACTGGATGAGGTCACCTATCTCCTCCGGCTGCACAAGGGGGTGCAATTTCATGATGGCAGGGAGGTCACGGCCGAGGATGTGCGATCCACCTTTTCTTTCATCATGGATCCACAAAACGGCTCCCCCAAAAGGGGTTCCTATGGATCTGTGAGGCATATCGAGGTCATCGGAAGATATACCTTGAAATTCATCTTAAAGGATACCTACGTCTCCTTCCCCTATGCCCTGACGGTGGGGATCGTCCCCCAGGGGAGCCCCTTTCGGTGCAAATCCCCACCCGTTGGATCGGGTCCCTTTTCCCTTCAGGTCTGGAGACCAGGGGAGGAGATCGTGCTGGTTGCAAAACCCAACTACTTCAGGGGGAGACCGAGGATCGACTGGGTTCAGTTCCGGATCCTGGCCAACACCACCACTCGTTTGATGGAGATGAAAAAGGGAGGGGTGGATCTGTTGCAAAATTGTGTGCCCGCCTATGCGGTAAAATTTATGCGAAGGATCCCGGGCGTACGGGTCATCAAGGAGGGGGGGATTACCTATCAATATCTGGGCTACAACTTGATTGACCCCATCTTGAGGCACAAGGAGGTACGTCAGGCCATCTCCCATGCCATCGACAGAGACGCCATCATCACCCATACCCTCAAGGGCCTGGCAATGAAGGCCGATGGGGTAGTACTGTCCCCCTTACATTGGGCCTACGAGGGGGATGTAAGGAGGTATAACTACGACCCTCAGCAGGCAAAGAAGCTCTTGGATGCGGCTGGCTTTCTTGATCCCGACGGGGACGGCCCCCGGATGCGGTTTTCCCTTTCCTTTAAGACATCCACCGATATGGAGTCCAAGGAGATCGCCCAGATCATAAAGGGGTATCTGAAGAGGGTGGGAGTCGGTCTGGATGTGCGCAGCTTTGAATGGGGGACCTTCTTCGATGATATCAAAAAGGGCAACTTCCAGGTATACTCCCTGCGCTGGATAGGGGTGGTGGACCCGGATATATTCTATTACCTCTTTCACTCCAGTAGCCTCCCCCCCAATGGTGCCAATCGTGGCCAATACTGCAATCCAGAGGTGGATAGGCTGCTGGAAGTCTCGAGGCGCACCGTCGATAAAGGGCGGCGCAAAAGGCTGTACAGCCGCATCCAGAAGATCCTGGCAGAGGATACAGTATATACCAGCCTCTGGTACAGGGACAACCTGGTGGTCATCAGGAAGGGGTTTAGGGGGTTCCAGGTCTATGCTGGTGGGGAATATACCTCCTTAAAAGACCTCTGTATAGAGAGGTGA
- a CDS encoding acyl-CoA thioesterase, translating into MGVVYYANYLVWFEMGRSEYCRQRGFNYLELEELGYRLVVAEAHCKYRQPARYDELITVRTSLGVLQRRSVVFRYLVLRKKTWQTLVEGETKHLCVDTEGRSRTIPEPYFTYLSQDLPP; encoded by the coding sequence ATGGGGGTGGTCTACTACGCCAATTACCTGGTCTGGTTCGAGATGGGCAGATCCGAGTATTGCCGCCAGAGGGGTTTCAATTACCTTGAACTGGAGGAGCTAGGCTACCGCCTAGTGGTGGCCGAGGCCCACTGCAAGTATCGGCAGCCCGCTAGGTACGATGAGTTGATCACGGTGAGGACCTCTTTAGGTGTCCTTCAGAGGCGCTCGGTAGTCTTCAGATATCTGGTGTTGAGAAAGAAGACATGGCAGACCTTGGTGGAGGGGGAGACCAAACACCTCTGCGTAGATACCGAAGGGAGGTCTAGAACCATCCCCGAGCCCTACTTCACCTATCTCTCTCAAGACCTTCCACCTTAA